In Citrus sinensis cultivar Valencia sweet orange chromosome 4, DVS_A1.0, whole genome shotgun sequence, one DNA window encodes the following:
- the LOC112498929 gene encoding cytochrome P450 82A3-like, with the protein MVMNNLSTESIAAVAISALVIFLSIFLLISRNGQKRILKNKQAKQAPVAGGAWPLIGHLHLLRGPEPAHRVLGNLADKYGTIFTMKLGVKQALVVSNWEIAKECFTTNDKAFAGRPKTMAVELMGYNFLVIGFAPYGNYWRQSRKIVTIELLSNRRLEKLKHVRESEVKASIQRLYKNCISSSSSRKVVSVEMIHWLEGTALDIILRIIAGKRHTSQSEEANDWQQQITKIAALFGQFVVSDALPFLRRLDIGGYERLMSKTAKYFDIILQEWVDEHKMKRVSGEIKGDEDFIYVLLSLLDDNAEQLPDRDADTVIKAICLTLIVAATDTTAVTLTWAIALLLNNPDVLKKAQDELDIQVGTERQVNESDMRNLVYLQAIIKETMRLYPAGPLLLPHESIEECIVNGYLVPAGTQLFVNAWKIQRDPCVWEEPCQFQPERFLTRHKDIDVGGQDFELIPFGSGRRMCPAVSFGLQVMQLMLASLVHGFDFTTPSDEPVDMGEAMGLTIAKATPLEVLVSPRLSASLYG; encoded by the exons ATGGTCATGAATAATCTTTCAACAGAATCGATTGCTGCTGTAGCAATTTCAGCCTTAGTGATATTCCTCTCAATTTTCCTCTTGATTTCAAGAAATGGGCAGAAAAGGATACTCAAGAATAAGCAAGCTAAACAAGCACCGGTAGCAGGGGGAGCATGGCCTTTGATAGGCCACCTACATCTCTTACGAGGGCCAGAGCCAGCTCACAGAGTTTTGGGCAACCTGGCTGACAAATATGGAACAATATTCACTATGAAGTTGGGGGTGAAACAAGCTTTAGTGGTGAGCAACTGGGAAATTGCTAAGGAGTGTTTTACCACAAATGACAAAGCTTTTGCAGGTCGCCCCAAAACAATGGCCGTAGAGCTTATGGGGTACAACTTTTTGGTCATAGGCTTCGCGCCATATGGCAACTACTGGCGTCAGTCACGTAAGATAGTGACAATTGAGCTTCTGTCAAATCGTCGCCTTGAGAAGCTCAAACACGTACGTGAATCGGAAGTGAAGGCTTCAATCCAGAGGTTATACAAGAATTGCATAAGTAGCAGCAGTTCACGTAAAGTAGTTTCGGTGGAGATGATCCATTGGCTCGAGGGCACAGCACTTGACattattttgagaataattGCCGGAAAACGTCACACTTCACAATCAGAAGAGGCTAATGATTGGCAACAGCAAATAACAAAGATCGCTGCCTTGTTTGGTCAGTTCGTGGTGTCCGATGCGTTGCCATTTCTGAGACGGTTAGATATCGGTGGATATGAGAGATTAATGAGCAAGACAGCTAAATATTTTGACATCATTTTGCAAGAATGGGTGGATGAGCACAAGATGAAAAGAGTTTCTGGTGAAATCAAGGGCGACGAGGATTTCATATATGTGTTGTTGTCCTTGCTCGATGATAATGCAGAGCAGCTTCCTGATCGCGATGCTGACACTGTCATTAAAGCAATCTGCTTG ACTCTAATCGTAGCGGCTACAGACACCACAGCAGTTACATTGACATGGGCTATTGCTTTGCTTCTGAACAATCCCGATGTTCTGAAGAAGGCACAAGACGAATTAGACATTCAGGTTGGCACTGAAAGGCAAGTGAATGAATCAGACATGAGGAATTTGGTTTACTTGCAGGCCATTATCAAGGAAACAATGCGTTTATACCCTGCTGGACCACTTTTACTACCTCACGAGTCTATAGAAGAATGCATCGTCAATGGTTACCTCGTCCCTGCAGGCACCCAACTGTTTGTTAACGCCTGGAAGATTCAACGCGATCCATGTGTTTGGGAGGAGCCATGTCAATTTCAGCCAGAAAGATTTCTTACTAGGCATAAGGATATTGATGTTGGGGGACAAGATTTTGAATTGATACCATTTGGGAGTGGAAGAAGAATGTGTCCTGCAGTGTCATTTGGCCTCCAAGTTATGCAACTAATGCTTGCTTCATTAGTGCATGGGTTTGATTTTACAACCCCATCAGATGAACCGGTTGACATGGGAGAGGCAATGGGCCTAACCATTGCTAAGGCTACTCCGCTTGAAGTGCTTGTTAGTCCGCGCCTTTCTGCTTCTTTATATGGTTAA